The Streptococcus sp. S5 genome contains a region encoding:
- the glmU gene encoding bifunctional UDP-N-acetylglucosamine diphosphorylase/glucosamine-1-phosphate N-acetyltransferase GlmU, whose translation MPNYAIILAAGKGTRMKSDLPKVLHKVAGISMLEHVFRSVGAISPEKTVTVVGHKAELVEQVLAGQTEFVKQTEQLGTGHAVMMAEPVLEGLEGHTLVIAGDTPLITGESLKHLIDFHINHKNVATILTAEAANPFGYGRIVRNDNAEVLRIVEQKDATDFEKQIKEINTGTYVFDNARLFEALKNINTNNAQGEYYITDVIGIFREAGEKVGAYTLKDFDESLGVNDRVALATAEGIMRRRINQAHMVNGVSFVNPDAAYIDVDVEIAPEVQIEANVTLKGHTKIGAETVLTNGTYIVDSEIGVAAVITNSMIEESTVADGVTVGPYAHIRPGSSLAKDVHIGNFVEVKGSSIGENTKAGHLTYIGNCQVGSNVNFGAGTITVNYDGQHKFKTTIGNNVFVGSNSTIIAPVELGDNSLVGAGSTITKDVPADAIAIGRGRQVNKEEYALRLPHHPKNK comes from the coding sequence ATGCCAAATTATGCCATTATTTTAGCAGCGGGGAAAGGTACCCGTATGAAATCAGATCTGCCCAAGGTTCTTCACAAGGTTGCAGGGATCTCAATGTTGGAGCATGTCTTCCGTAGTGTTGGAGCAATCTCACCTGAAAAGACGGTAACGGTTGTGGGGCACAAGGCGGAATTGGTGGAGCAAGTCCTAGCTGGACAAACAGAATTTGTTAAGCAAACCGAACAATTGGGAACCGGTCATGCGGTTATGATGGCAGAGCCAGTCTTGGAAGGTCTTGAAGGCCATACTCTTGTCATCGCAGGTGATACTCCTTTGATTACAGGTGAAAGCCTCAAACACTTGATTGACTTTCATATCAACCACAAAAATGTGGCAACCATTTTGACAGCCGAAGCAGCTAATCCATTTGGCTATGGTCGGATTGTCCGCAATGACAATGCGGAAGTGCTTCGAATCGTCGAGCAAAAAGATGCGACAGATTTTGAAAAGCAAATCAAGGAAATCAATACAGGAACTTATGTCTTTGACAATGCACGCCTCTTTGAAGCTTTGAAAAATATAAACACTAACAATGCCCAAGGTGAATACTATATCACGGATGTCATCGGTATTTTCCGTGAAGCTGGTGAAAAAGTTGGGGCTTATACGCTCAAAGACTTTGATGAAAGTCTCGGGGTTAACGACCGCGTTGCCCTTGCAACAGCAGAAGGCATCATGCGTCGTCGCATTAACCAAGCCCACATGGTCAATGGGGTGAGCTTTGTCAATCCGGATGCGGCCTATATCGATGTCGATGTTGAGATCGCACCAGAAGTGCAAATCGAAGCCAATGTTACCTTAAAAGGACACACAAAAATTGGGGCTGAAACAGTCTTAACCAATGGAACCTATATTGTGGACAGTGAAATTGGGGTAGCTGCTGTCATCACTAACTCTATGATTGAAGAGAGCACGGTAGCTGATGGCGTGACGGTAGGACCATACGCTCATATTCGTCCAGGATCTAGCCTCGCCAAAGATGTCCATATTGGAAACTTTGTTGAAGTCAAAGGTTCGTCTATTGGCGAAAATACCAAAGCGGGTCATTTGACCTACATCGGCAACTGCCAAGTCGGCAGCAACGTCAACTTTGGGGCAGGAACTATCACTGTGAATTATGATGGCCAACACAAGTTTAAAACGACGATTGGAAACAATGTCTTTGTCGGATCCAATTCGACGATTATTGCGCCAGTTGAATTAGGCGACAATTCCTTAGTCGGTGCTGGATCAACCATTACCAAGGATGTACCAGCTGATGCGATTGCGATTGGTCGTGGCCGTCAAGTGAATAAAGAAGAGTATGCCCTTCGCTTGCCACACCATCCTAAAAATAAATAG
- a CDS encoding ASCH domain-containing protein, with the protein MTPQEMWNAYKQINPSIGDEIDAWAFGVDPDLLAELVFKGEKTATASAYDLYAVEDEPLPQEGTFDVILDSKDQAVCIVEITKVSVQPFHQVSADHAYKEGEGDKSLAYWRQVHEDFFKDCFGEAGLTFTPDSKVVLEEFRKVYPL; encoded by the coding sequence ATGACACCTCAAGAAATGTGGAATGCCTACAAGCAAATCAACCCCTCTATCGGAGATGAGATAGATGCCTGGGCTTTTGGAGTGGACCCAGACCTTTTAGCGGAACTGGTCTTTAAAGGCGAAAAAACAGCAACTGCCTCAGCTTACGATCTTTACGCAGTAGAGGACGAACCCCTTCCCCAAGAAGGAACCTTTGATGTCATTTTAGACAGTAAGGATCAAGCTGTCTGCATTGTCGAAATTACAAAGGTTTCTGTTCAGCCTTTCCATCAAGTGTCAGCTGACCATGCCTATAAGGAAGGTGAAGGAGACAAATCTCTGGCTTATTGGCGTCAGGTTCATGAAGACTTTTTCAAAGACTGCTTTGGAGAAGCAGGTCTGACGTTTACACCTGACAGCAAGGTGGTTTTAGAAGAATTTCGCAAGGTCTATCCATTATAG
- a CDS encoding NUDIX hydrolase: protein MEIKKHFGVYGICLQDGKLLCIEKTRGPYQQRFDLPGGSQELGEGLTETLKREVLEETGYTISRYANPRMYDVMVQEEGKDFAVHHIMAFYDIVLDFEGPQQSLPQEVLDGSNDSANAVWLNVEEITEDNASPLVLKVKAELRGFPELDMTSYRNWKVKEKKENK from the coding sequence ATGGAAATCAAAAAACACTTTGGTGTATACGGAATCTGTCTTCAAGACGGGAAATTACTTTGCATTGAAAAAACAAGAGGCCCCTATCAACAGCGTTTTGATCTACCGGGTGGTAGCCAGGAACTAGGGGAAGGGCTGACTGAAACACTCAAGCGAGAAGTTCTGGAAGAGACGGGCTATACGATTAGCAGATACGCTAATCCTAGGATGTATGACGTGATGGTTCAAGAAGAGGGCAAAGATTTCGCTGTACACCATATCATGGCCTTTTATGATATCGTACTCGATTTCGAAGGCCCTCAACAATCCCTTCCTCAGGAGGTTCTTGATGGAAGCAATGATTCAGCAAATGCAGTTTGGTTGAATGTGGAAGAAATTACTGAAGACAATGCTTCTCCTTTAGTATTGAAGGTGAAGGCGGAGTTACGAGGATTTCCAGAATTGGACATGACAAGCTATAGAAATTGGAAGGTGAAAGAAAAGAAGGAGAACAAATGA
- a CDS encoding ABC transporter permease: protein MNHSILFIAKRDLEVNKRRYRLVRLSIAISVLLIVLVMLISNSFYNKMIKEMTVANKNVVTVAFGNKENSLNYKALPLFSSDDIDRVKKIDEVKNITGVKLLFTDDIKFQNGKTSVSNTIHCLEEKYLKNLNIRIAEGKFPEKDNEILIGDSVHKATSMNVGDTVTIKIDNHYEKFVISGIIDKQEAQLFSTLPTEINQMMAINVKSSSVSSNKYYYLNATVKNGTDLNEVANKIEKTVLKNENLKQSLSGTGLDVVVATQQDVINMLSRWFSYIDLFILLIIVLISIVAIINIINILAITIQENHKQIATFKIIGASDRQIKRIYLFESFMMGVRGTSAGLVIGIAISYLIIFLSGLPLDIELTRLLFPVLIGILTSVFAGLLVSRKIIKIDIEKVLNQ from the coding sequence ATGAATCATTCCATATTATTCATTGCTAAAAGAGATTTAGAAGTTAACAAACGAAGATATAGATTAGTTCGACTGTCAATAGCGATCTCTGTTTTGCTAATTGTTTTAGTGATGCTCATTTCTAATTCTTTCTATAATAAAATGATTAAAGAAATGACTGTAGCAAATAAAAATGTTGTTACTGTTGCCTTTGGTAATAAAGAAAATTCTCTGAATTATAAAGCTTTACCTTTATTTTCTAGTGATGATATTGATCGAGTTAAAAAAATTGATGAAGTAAAAAATATTACAGGTGTGAAACTACTATTTACGGATGATATCAAATTCCAAAATGGCAAAACATCGGTTTCCAATACCATCCATTGTTTAGAAGAAAAGTATTTAAAAAACCTGAATATTAGAATTGCTGAAGGGAAATTTCCAGAGAAGGACAATGAAATATTAATCGGAGATTCCGTACACAAGGCTACATCAATGAATGTCGGAGATACGGTGACTATTAAGATTGATAATCATTATGAAAAGTTTGTAATTTCTGGCATTATAGACAAGCAAGAAGCGCAGTTATTTTCTACCTTGCCAACAGAAATAAATCAAATGATGGCAATCAATGTAAAAAGTAGTAGCGTTTCATCAAATAAGTATTACTATCTGAATGCTACTGTAAAAAATGGAACCGATTTAAATGAAGTAGCAAACAAGATAGAAAAGACTGTTTTAAAAAATGAAAATTTAAAACAATCTTTATCAGGAACAGGATTAGATGTTGTTGTAGCAACACAACAGGATGTTATCAATATGCTATCCAGATGGTTTTCCTACATCGACCTTTTTATCCTCTTAATCATAGTTCTTATCTCTATTGTAGCGATTATTAATATCATCAATATTCTAGCTATTACCATTCAGGAGAATCATAAACAGATCGCAACTTTTAAAATCATCGGTGCATCTGATCGACAGATAAAAAGAATATATTTATTTGAAAGCTTTATGATGGGAGTACGAGGTACAAGCGCGGGATTGGTGATAGGAATTGCTATTTCTTATTTGATCATCTTTTTGAGTGGATTACCACTAGATATTGAACTTACCAGATTGTTGTTCCCGGTATTAATAGGGATACTCACTTCAGTTTTTGCAGGATTATTGGTATCTAGAAAAATTATTAAAATTGATATTGAAAAGGTATTAAATCAATAG
- a CDS encoding ABC transporter ATP-binding protein, which yields MIKLVNVTKCFSDGSNVRYIFKNCNFEFKKGSTTAIVGRSGLGKTTLVKLILGITSLNEGDILVCGSSILDMKNLSKVRRRNIGCVFQNFNLISGFTVKENILLPRYFFENGENNINEICNTLGLSKEMLSKSIDKISGGEKQRVALARALINNPEILIADEPTGNLDAANEQNIIELLKRINEELGITIIIVTHSDKVANSMQSICTVVDGKIEYVRR from the coding sequence ATGATTAAATTAGTGAATGTTACTAAATGTTTTAGTGATGGATCGAATGTCAGATATATTTTCAAAAATTGTAATTTTGAATTTAAAAAAGGTAGCACGACTGCAATAGTTGGCCGTTCTGGATTAGGAAAAACTACTCTTGTTAAATTAATATTAGGGATTACCAGTTTAAATGAGGGGGATATCTTAGTCTGTGGTAGTTCCATTTTAGATATGAAAAATTTGAGTAAGGTAAGGCGTAGGAATATTGGCTGTGTCTTCCAAAACTTTAATTTGATTTCAGGTTTCACGGTGAAAGAGAATATTCTACTTCCAAGATATTTTTTTGAAAATGGAGAGAATAACATTAACGAAATTTGTAACACTCTAGGTCTTTCAAAGGAAATGTTAAGCAAGAGTATTGATAAGATTAGTGGAGGTGAAAAACAAAGAGTTGCCTTGGCAAGAGCTCTTATTAATAATCCAGAAATATTGATAGCAGATGAACCTACTGGTAATTTAGACGCTGCTAACGAACAAAATATAATAGAATTGTTGAAGCGGATCAATGAGGAGTTAGGTATCACGATTATAATAGTAACTCATAGTGATAAGGTGGCGAATAGTATGCAGTCTATTTGCACAGTTGTTGATGGCAAAATTGAGTACGTAAGGAGATGA
- a CDS encoding 3-oxoacyl-ACP reductase, with translation MTKRVLITGVSSGIGLAQARLFLEKGYQVYGVDQGADPQLAGDFHFLQRDLTLDLTPIFDWCPEVEVLCNTAGVLDDYKPLLEQSAQEIQEIFEINYVTPVELTRHYLTQMLEKKQGIIINMCSIASSLAGGGGHAYTSSKHALAGFTKQLALDYAEAGIQVFGIAPGAVKTGMTAADFEPGGLADWVASETPIKRWINPEEVAEVSLFLASGKASAMQGQILTIDGGWSLK, from the coding sequence ATGACTAAAAGGGTCTTGATTACAGGCGTGAGTTCCGGGATTGGTCTGGCTCAAGCTCGCCTCTTTCTAGAGAAGGGCTACCAGGTCTATGGGGTGGACCAGGGAGCGGATCCTCAGTTAGCAGGTGATTTTCACTTCTTACAGAGGGACTTAACTCTTGATTTGACGCCGATTTTTGATTGGTGTCCTGAGGTAGAAGTCTTGTGCAATACAGCCGGAGTTTTGGATGATTACAAACCGCTTCTGGAGCAAAGCGCTCAGGAGATTCAGGAGATCTTTGAGATCAACTATGTGACCCCGGTGGAGCTGACGCGGCATTATCTGACTCAAATGTTGGAGAAGAAGCAAGGTATCATCATCAATATGTGCTCCATTGCTTCTAGCCTGGCAGGAGGCGGCGGTCACGCTTATACCTCGTCCAAGCATGCCTTAGCAGGATTTACCAAACAGTTGGCCCTGGATTATGCAGAAGCTGGTATTCAGGTCTTTGGGATTGCTCCTGGGGCTGTCAAAACAGGCATGACCGCAGCGGATTTTGAACCAGGTGGATTGGCTGACTGGGTAGCCAGTGAGACGCCGATCAAGCGCTGGATTAATCCAGAAGAAGTAGCAGAAGTCAGCCTCTTTTTGGCTAGCGGGAAGGCATCTGCCATGCAAGGACAAATCCTTACCATTGATGGTGGTTGGAGTTTGAAGTAG
- a CDS encoding DUF2829 domain-containing protein — protein sequence MTFEEILPGLKAKKKYVRTGWGGAENYVQLFDTIEQNGVALEVTPYFLINVSGEGEGFSMWSPTPCDVLATDWVEVHD from the coding sequence ATGACATTTGAAGAGATTTTACCAGGCTTAAAGGCTAAGAAAAAATATGTGCGAACCGGTTGGGGCGGAGCAGAAAACTATGTCCAATTGTTTGATACCATTGAGCAAAATGGGGTGGCTCTGGAAGTGACACCTTATTTCCTCATCAATGTCTCTGGCGAGGGTGAAGGTTTCTCCATGTGGAGTCCAACTCCTTGTGATGTTTTAGCGACAGATTGGGTGGAAGTCCATGACTAA
- a CDS encoding APC family permease, whose translation MNLFRKKGLGQVHPGLNRHLRLWDLIILGIGAMVGTGIFTITGTAAANLAGPALIISIVIAAFCVGLSALFFAEFASRIPATGGAYSYLYAIFGEFPAWIAGWLTVMEFMTAVSGVASGWAAYFKGLLANLGWRLPTALNGTFDPAAGTYVDLLPILVMVLVTALVLMNAKAVLRFNSLLVLLKFSALALFILVGIFHLNPGNWANFAPYGFGEIYGGQTGIMAGASLMFFAFLGFESISMAVDEIKEPQKNVPRGIVLSLLITTVLYILVTLVLTGMVPFKNLNVEDAVAFTLRQVGAGWAGNYVSLVAILTLITVCISMTFALSRMIYSLARDGLLPKAMKQLDPKTRIPKNATLVAGSMAAIAGGVFPLASIASFLNICTLAYLVMLAFALLKLRKEHGAPGPGEFKTPLVPVLPILSIVVCLSFMTQYSLSTWLAFGVALLIGIGIYFGYGYRHSEENQ comes from the coding sequence ATGAATTTATTTCGAAAAAAGGGACTTGGGCAAGTACACCCGGGTCTAAATCGCCATTTACGTTTGTGGGATTTGATTATTTTAGGAATTGGTGCCATGGTGGGGACAGGGATCTTCACGATTACGGGAACTGCAGCAGCGAATTTAGCTGGGCCAGCCTTGATCATTTCGATTGTGATTGCAGCTTTTTGCGTAGGGCTCTCGGCTCTCTTTTTTGCCGAATTTGCCTCTCGTATTCCTGCGACTGGGGGAGCCTATAGTTACCTCTATGCTATCTTTGGAGAGTTTCCTGCCTGGATTGCAGGTTGGTTGACCGTGATGGAATTTATGACGGCTGTATCAGGGGTGGCCTCAGGTTGGGCAGCCTATTTCAAAGGTTTGCTAGCCAATCTTGGCTGGAGGCTACCGACTGCTCTAAATGGCACTTTTGATCCAGCTGCGGGGACTTATGTGGATCTCTTGCCTATTTTGGTCATGGTCCTCGTCACAGCCTTAGTCCTTATGAATGCAAAAGCGGTCTTACGTTTTAATTCCTTGCTGGTCTTACTCAAGTTCTCCGCTCTTGCCTTGTTTATCCTTGTGGGGATTTTTCACCTAAATCCTGGCAACTGGGCAAACTTTGCTCCGTATGGATTTGGCGAAATCTATGGTGGTCAGACAGGGATTATGGCTGGAGCTTCGCTCATGTTCTTTGCCTTTCTTGGTTTTGAGTCCATTTCCATGGCGGTCGATGAAATCAAGGAACCACAAAAGAACGTCCCTCGCGGGATTGTCCTCAGTCTTTTGATCACAACCGTTCTTTATATCTTGGTCACCCTGGTTTTGACCGGTATGGTTCCTTTTAAGAACTTAAATGTAGAAGACGCGGTTGCCTTTACCCTCCGTCAGGTCGGAGCCGGCTGGGCTGGAAATTATGTATCGCTGGTAGCGATTTTGACACTAATCACCGTCTGCATTTCCATGACCTTTGCCCTCTCACGGATGATTTACAGTTTGGCGCGGGATGGTCTCCTGCCAAAAGCTATGAAACAACTCGATCCAAAAACTAGAATTCCCAAAAATGCAACACTAGTAGCTGGATCAATGGCTGCTATTGCTGGTGGAGTCTTTCCACTAGCCAGTATCGCTTCCTTCTTAAATATTTGTACCTTGGCTTACCTGGTTATGTTGGCCTTTGCCCTCTTGAAATTGCGCAAGGAACACGGGGCTCCTGGACCTGGTGAATTTAAAACACCCTTGGTTCCAGTCTTGCCAATTCTATCAATTGTGGTCTGCCTGTCCTTTATGACCCAGTATTCCCTATCGACCTGGCTGGCCTTCGGAGTTGCTCTCCTGATTGGGATCGGAATTTATTTCGGTTATGGGTATCGCCATTCAGAAGAAAATCAATAA
- a CDS encoding PadR family transcriptional regulator, with protein sequence MKESQLLKGVLEGCVLEIISKKAIYGYELIQSLKEMGFDKIVAGTIYPLLQKLEKQGVIHGEMRPSPDGPDRKYFSLSDAGRERLEEFWDQWQELVTKVERIKKEGEEW encoded by the coding sequence ATGAAAGAGTCCCAATTACTAAAGGGAGTCTTGGAGGGCTGTGTGCTGGAGATTATTTCCAAAAAGGCTATCTATGGCTATGAATTGATCCAAAGTCTCAAAGAGATGGGATTTGATAAGATTGTCGCTGGGACCATTTATCCCCTGCTTCAAAAATTAGAAAAACAAGGGGTCATTCATGGGGAAATGAGGCCGTCTCCAGATGGTCCTGATCGCAAGTATTTTTCACTCAGTGATGCTGGAAGAGAGCGCTTAGAGGAATTTTGGGACCAGTGGCAGGAGCTAGTCACAAAAGTAGAACGTATCAAGAAGGAGGGAGAAGAATGGTAG